One window from the genome of Mauremys mutica isolate MM-2020 ecotype Southern chromosome 4, ASM2049712v1, whole genome shotgun sequence encodes:
- the CHAC1 gene encoding glutathione-specific gamma-glutamylcyclotransferase 1, with translation MKRDPPPAERQAQEEDAGEQKTPLWIFGYGSLVWRPDFEFSSRKVGFIRGYSRRFWQGDTFHRGNEKMPGRVVTLQEDYDACTWGVAYEVCGEQIAASLQYLNMREAVLGGYDTKLVKFHPQDKEADEPILALVYIATPQNPTYLGPASEEDIAAQIIVSSGRSGHNIEYLLRLADFMRYFCPQVEDEHLFSIEEALVSILPCLCQAEEPLVEV, from the exons ATGAAGCGGGATCCGCCGCCCGCGGAGCGCCAGGcgcaggaggaggatgctggggagcagaaaacgcccctctggatCTTCGGCTACGGCTCCCTGGTGTGGAGACCCGATTTCGAGTTCAGCTCCCGGAAGGTGGGCTTCATCCGCGGCTACAGCCGCCGCTTCTGGCAGGGAGACACCTTCCACCGCGGCAACGAGAAGATG CCTGGCCGTGTGGTTACGCTCCAGGAGGATTATGAT GCATGCACATGGGGTGTTGCCTATGAAGTTTGTGGAGAGCAGATTGCTGCATCGCTCCAGTACTTGAACATGCGAGAAGCAGTCCTGGGGGGCTATGACACCAAACTAGTGAAGTTCCACCCCCAGGATAAAGAGGCTGATGAACCCATCCTGGCCCTAGTTTACATTGCTACACCCCAGAACCCCACCTACCTTGGCCCAGCATCTGAAGAGGACATTGCAGCCCAGATCATTGTCTCGAGTGGTCGGTCTGGACACAACATAGAGTATCTGCTGCGACTGGCAGACTTCATGCGCTACTTTTGTCCCCAGGTGGAGGACGAACACTTGTTTTCCATTGAGGAGGCCCTTGTTTCCATCCTGCCCTGTCTATGCCAGGCTGAGGAGCCTTTAGTGGAGGTGTGA